Genomic window (Gemmatimonadota bacterium):
GATCCGCGCCGAGAGACGGATCCGACGCGGGGCCGTGGGCGAGAAAAACCGGCATGAGTTCCCCTCCGGCTGAAGAAACGGCGCTGGGGGCGACTCCCTCTCGGGGCTACCCGGCCCGGGCTTCGAGCCAGCGCTCGGTGGAGATGGCCGCCTGACAACCGCTTCCAGAGGCGGTGATCGCCTGGCGGAATGTGTGGTCCGCGACATCTCCCGCGGCGAACACGCCGTCCACGCTCGTGCCGCAGGGACCGTTGTGCAGCTGAATGTACCCGTTGTCGTCCAGGTCCAGACCGCCCTCGAAGATCGTCGTGTTGGGCAGGTGCCCGATGGCAATGAACAGCCCCTTGACGGGAAGTTCCGACTGTTCCCCGCTCTTCACATTCTTCAAGGCCACCGCGCGCACCAATCCGTCTTCACCCGCCAGAACATCCGTCGGCACGCTGTCCCAGTGAATGCGGACCTTGTCGTTCGCGAGAGTTCTATCGCTCATGATGCGCGACGCGCGGAACTCGTCCCGCCGGTGAATGACATGAACGGTAGAGGCGAACCGCGTCAGGAAGTTCGCCTCTTCCAGCGCGGAGTCTCCCCCGCCGACCACCGCAATCTCTTCTCCGCGATAGAAGAACCCGTCGCAGGTGGCGCAAGTGGAGACGCCGCGTCCGATGAGCGCGCGTTCATTCGCCAGACCCAGCATCCGGGCTCGGGCTCCGGTGGCGACGATCAGCGCATCGGCCGCAATCTCTCCGTCGTCGAAGCGCAGTGTGAACGGCGACCCCGACAGATCCACCGAGGTGACATTCCCCCGATGAAACCTGGTGCCGAACCGCTCCGCCTGAGCACGAAACGCCGCCATGAGTTCCGGCCCCTGCACTCCCTCCGGGAACCCCGGGAAGTTCTCTACATCCGTCGTCGTCGTGAGCTGACCACCGGCCTGCGATCCCTCGATGACGACGGGTGACAGATTCGCGCGTGCCGTGTAGATGGCCGCTGTCAGGCCCGCAGGGCCCGATCCGACGATGACAACCTGTTCCCGATTCATGGCGAAACTCCTCGAAAGAGAGAACCCGGGGAGGCTATCACTTCGTCTGTGCTTTCGGGGAGGTTTCTGCCTCGCCGGCGTCTGAACGCCAGCGTCGGATCCGCTCCTTCAACGCGTCCAGCCACTCCTGCGGGACCGTGACCGCCCCCACCGTCGAGTGGGCGCCGCGCGGGCCGTGGAAGTCGCTGCCGCCGGTCATCACCAGGTCGTTCTCCGCCGCGTACTCGGCAAACGCGCGCTCCGCGTCTTCATCATGGAGCGAGTGGCGCACCTCCACGCCGTCGAGGCCCGCCTCCACCAGGAAGTCCAGCCACTCCGGGGGACCATACACACCCGGATGCGCCGAAACCGCCGCCCCCCCCGCCCGATGCACCATGGCGATGGCGTCTACGGGAGCCGGGGAGTCCTTCGGAATGCAGGCCGGGCGGCCGTCGCCCAGATAGCGGTCGAACGCCTCGCGGTAGGTGTACACCCAGCCCGACTCCACCAGCGCACGCGCGAGATGAGGCCGGCCGACGCCGCCTTCTCCGGCATACTCCAGCACCGCGTCCAGGCTCACCGGAACGCCAAGCTCCCCCAGACGCTCGACGATCTCTTCCGCACGCCGAAGGCGCACGGTGCGCAAGCGCTTCTGGAGTTCCGCGATCTCCGGGTGCGCGGGGTCGAACCCGTATCCCAGAATATGAACATCGACCTCTCCCTCCAGCGTGGAGATCTCGATGCCCGAGAGCACTTCCACACCGCAGTCCCTCCCGCAAGCCATGGCCCGGGGGACACCCGCCACCGAGTCGTGGTCGGTGAGCGCGATCGCCTTGAGCCCCGCATGGGCCGCCGCGCTGACTACCTTCTCCGGCGGCCAGTCGCCATCCGACTGGTTGGAGTGAATGTGCAGGTCCGCAATGCCCATCGGTCCGCTCCCCGGTTGCGCGACGCAAGCGTGGCATTCTCCTACCTTCGGGAGCAAAGCGCCAGCGGGGAAGCACCCGAACGCGCGCCGCCGCTCCGTGGTAATGTCCGCCCATGAAACGAGATGAGAGGCGGGACGCCGTGGCCCGCGAGGCCGAAGCGCTGGGGTTTGCGCGCGCCGGGTTCGCGCCGGCGGAGCCGTGCCGGGATCGCGACCGGCTGGAGGCATGGCTGGCGGACGGGTTCCACGCCGAAATGCAGTGGATCGCCCGGCGAGTGGACCGGCGCACTGACCCCACGGTGCTCCTTCCCGGCGCGAAGACGGTGATCTCGCTCCTGACGCGCTACCTGCCGCCACCCGGGGCAGGCGCGGCGTCTCCTGTCGGGCGGGTGTCCCGATACGCCCGCGGCCGCGACTACCACAATGTGATCGCGCGGCGCATGAAGAAGCTCGCACGCGCGGTGAAGGCGGCGGACCCCGAATCCGTCACGCGGGCGCTGGTGGACTCAGGGCCAGTGCTGGAGAAGGAGTGGGCGGAGCGGGCGGGACTGGGCTGGATCGGCAAGCACACGAATCTGGTCACCGAGAGTGAGGGGTCGTGGTTCTTCGTGTCGGAACTGGTGACCACGGCGGACCTCGCCCCCTCCGGACCCGGGCACGACAACCGGTGCGAACGCTGTATCGCGTGCATCCGTGCGTGCCCGACCGGCGCCATCGTCGCTCCGTACCGCGTGGATGCGCGCCGGTGCATCTCCTACCTGACGATCGAACTCCGCGGCGCGATCCCCCGGGAACTGCGCCCGCTCGTCGGGGACTGGATCTTCGGGTGCGATCTCTGCCAGGAGGTATGCCCGTGGAACCGGTTCGCGGTGGAGACGAGCGACCCGGCGTTCGCGGCGGGAGACCGGCGTTTCCCGGAGGACATCGCGGGACTGCTGTCGCTGGCCGAAGAGGAGTTCCGTCGCCGATTCTCGGGAAGCCCCATTCGCCGGGCAGGCCGCGACGGGCTTCTTCGGAATGCATGCGTCGCGCTGGGAAACCTGGGGGACGCTTCGACACTGCCCGCGCTGGAGCGGGCGCTTCGGGACCGGGCGGCGCTGGTGCGTGCGCACGCCGCCTGGGCCATCGGACGGATCGGGGGCACGGGGTGCCGGATTCTGGCGGAGGCGAGTGAGAGCGAAGAGGACGCCGAAGTCCGGCGGGAAATCACGTTCGCAATCGGGGAGTGCCGGGGAGAGGCGGTCGCCCCCCCTCCTCCGGCGGAATGACCATGGGCACAGCGGGCTACTTGGGCGACACCATCGACCAGACGCCGCCCTTTTCGACCCATCCGTACCGCGCGACGCCTTCCTCCTTGTGGACGGTGACCTGCGTCGTCTCCAGTGCTTCCCCGTTGTCTTTCATGAAGATGTCGAGGTCGTAGATCTTCCCGTTTGTGGCGCGAAAGTCCGCGCAGGCGAAGTAGACATCATCACCGAGAGAGGCCAGCCGCTCCCGGTGGACCTTCACGAGTTCGAGAGCGAGCGCCTCTTTTGCCTGCGTGTCCCAGACGAGGAAGAAGCCGCCGAGGAGCGCTGACTGCGCGGCGACATACGCTTCGATGGAGTCGCCCAGTTCCTCCAGAGAGACTTCGCGGGGCGACCCGGGGTGCTCGGGGTGCTCGCCGGGGTGTTCCGGGTGCTCGCCGGGATGCTCGGGGTGCTCGGCAAGGGCGGGAAGTCCCCAGAGGCTGATCGAGAACAGGCAGGCGGAGAGGAGCAGGATACGCGGCGAGATCTTCATCGCAAGTTCTCCAGGACGAAAGGTGCGGTCGGAAAAGCGGGATGACGCACGGTGCCCGCCACGCAGGGGAGCAAGCGCCGAACGGATGGGAAGAGTAGTCCGAACGGACGGATTGCGAAAGGTCCGGCACGAAAAAGGGACCGGACGCCCGAAGGCAGCCGGTCCCCGATTCCAGGCGAAAGACCGCCTACTTCTCCGTGAGAGCGTTCAGCGGCGAGATGCGCCCGTGCAACACTCCCGATCCCGGGAAGACGGGGTCCGTTGTTCCCGCCACCCGGTGCGCCGCCGTGATCGGCGCAAGCCCCAGTCCCTCAACGAGAATCGCCACCGACCCGACCGTTGCGGGAGTGGCCATGGAAGTGCCGCTGGCGGACGCCATGCCCTGCCCGGGATAGCAACTGAGAATACGGACGCCGGGCGCGGCCACATGGATCTCCGGCCCCCCGCCCGAGAACTCCGCAAGCGCGTCCACCGAGTCCACCGCGGCGGCACCCAGCGTCATCGGCGAGGTGCCGGGATATGCGGCCGTTCCCCAGCCTGCGTTTCCGGCTGCGGCCACCACGGGAACCCCGCGAGACACACAGTCCGACAGGATCCGGTCGAACATCTCGACCGGCTCCGAAAGCGAGAGGCTCAGGTTCACGATGTCGGCCCCCAGCTTCCGCGTGATCTCCATGGCGCGAACGAGGTCCCAGAAGCTGCCCATGCCTTCATCGTTCAGCACCTTGATGGGGATGATGGTGATCCCAGGCGCCACCTGAAGCGCGATCCCGGAGACATGCGTCCCGTGCCCGTAGGCTTCGTCCACATATCCGTCTCCGTCGTCGTCGATCCCGTTCTTCGTTTCCAGAGACCCCATCGTGCTTCCACCGGGAAGAAGCTCCAGGTTCGCCTTGAGAAACCGGTGGTCTGCGTCGACGCCTGTATCGAGAACCGCGACGCGAACGCCTGCGCCGGTCGCGAGCGCGTGAACCCGCGGCAGCTCCAGTCGGGCGAGCGCGTCTTGGTCTCCCGCAGTGCCGTCATCCCATTCGCCTTCGTAGAACCCGATGACGAGAGAGGCCCCTTCCAGCAGGTAGACCTCGCGGTTCGTTGCCGCCTCCTCCACTCCCGCATAGTCATCGAGTTGAGAGATGTCGACCCCCGCAGGGTTGTTGTAGAGCACCGCCACCCCGCCGTCGCACGCCTCCGTGTAGACAATCTCCAGCCCGAACATGTCCACAAGAGCCTCCGGATCCGCGCCGGGCCGCATCTTGACGACAAACTGCGTACTGTCGGGGACGACCATCTGGGGACTGGTGATTCCCATGGAACCGCCCCCAAGGTCGCCGCCCCCGCCACCATGAGACCCTCCGGTCGAGCTGCTAATGCGAGAGCGCGCCGGGTCATCGGGTGCGGTAGGGAGGCCTTGGTCCACCCCGCAGCCCGCCGCAAGCGCGGCGATCCACAGTGCGGCCAGAACTCTGGCGGAATGCTTCATGATGGCGTCCTCCTCGTTCGCGGTGGGGCATTTCTCCCTGGGGGGAGAGGACTCGCCGGGGCGACCACCTGAACAGATCTATCGTACCGCAGGAGCAACCCCGACTCACGAGAATACCGGCGCACCGCGCTCCGGGCCCATCGACCCCGAGGCGCCCGCATCCTCACACAGAAGGGCCACAAGGCCACCTTCTGATACACCCTCTGGTCGCGAAAACCGTGCCGAACGGGCGGAGAGGGAGCAGCGGCGGGGAAAAACACGCCGAGGGGCCGTGGGAAGCCGGAAATCGGCAGAATCACGGACGAGGAGAAACCGCGGGCGAGGGGGATTCCGGACAGAAATGGACGAAAAGGGGCAAGTGTGTCCTGAGTCCGACGGCGGGAGCGGCTGGCGTGTGATCCGGCGACCGCCGCGGCCTATCCGGAAACGGCGGCAAAGGGGCCCCAGTGGAACGGATGCGGCATCGTCGCGCGGACCGCATCCCGGGCCAGAGCGGCGGCTTCCGCGGCGGGGGCACCCCCGACCCACGCGGGGTAGAACGCCGAGGCGAAAGCTCGCGACGATGCGTCATCCACTTTCCAGAGCGTAAGCACAAGCTCCCGCGCACCCGCCCCGAGCCCGGCGGTGATCCACCCGTCCATGTCGGATCCGGGCATGTTCTCGGCAAGGCCGGATTCGCAGCTGGTGAAGTGCAGGAGCGAATCCTGAAGACGGCGTCGGTGAAGCTGCTCGAAGCCGAGCCAGCCGTCCGCCAGTCGCAGCCCGGAAAAGAGCCATCCCTGTCGGTGGAACACACCGTGCGCGGCGACATGCAGCACACCGAGACGACCGGACCCGTCACCCAGAGAGTCGCGGCGGCCGGAGACCGTCACATCGAATCCGCTGCGCCGGAGAATCGTGCCAACCTCGCGGACCTCTTTGCGGGTACCCGTTTCTCCACCGCCGAGAAGGAGCGCGCTCGGGCGAACCTTTCGGCGTCGGCTTCCGAGAAGCGCCGGGTGCGGAAGGCGGGACACACAGGGCGGCCCGTCTCCGTTCGAGACGGGCAGCGCCTGCACGGGAACGCTGTGCAGATCCCCGTGCGGGACCACGACGACATCTCGGGAAGCAAGCGACAGCGGCGTCCACAGAGCAGACCGCAGTTGCTCGACGGAACGCGTGCAGTCGTCCAGCGTCCGGTCGAGGAACTCGGCGCGTCGACGAACCGGCGCGTGAGCCGCCGTCTCCAGCGTGATGCGCAGGGGAATCCAGGTGCCGCGAAGCGCATCCTCGGCATCCGGGAGCGCGACATGCTCCACCCGCCCCCCCGACCGCACGACGAACGCGCGCCAACCGGAGGTGCCGCGATCGTAGATCACGAGTTCGCGCCCGTGGAGGAGTCCCTTCCACTGACGGAAGG
Coding sequences:
- the queG gene encoding tRNA epoxyqueuosine(34) reductase QueG: MKRDERRDAVAREAEALGFARAGFAPAEPCRDRDRLEAWLADGFHAEMQWIARRVDRRTDPTVLLPGAKTVISLLTRYLPPPGAGAASPVGRVSRYARGRDYHNVIARRMKKLARAVKAADPESVTRALVDSGPVLEKEWAERAGLGWIGKHTNLVTESEGSWFFVSELVTTADLAPSGPGHDNRCERCIACIRACPTGAIVAPYRVDARRCISYLTIELRGAIPRELRPLVGDWIFGCDLCQEVCPWNRFAVETSDPAFAAGDRRFPEDIAGLLSLAEEEFRRRFSGSPIRRAGRDGLLRNACVALGNLGDASTLPALERALRDRAALVRAHAAWAIGRIGGTGCRILAEASESEEDAEVRREITFAIGECRGEAVAPPPPAE
- a CDS encoding S8 family serine peptidase; translated protein: MKHSARVLAALWIAALAAGCGVDQGLPTAPDDPARSRISSSTGGSHGGGGGDLGGGSMGITSPQMVVPDSTQFVVKMRPGADPEALVDMFGLEIVYTEACDGGVAVLYNNPAGVDISQLDDYAGVEEAATNREVYLLEGASLVIGFYEGEWDDGTAGDQDALARLELPRVHALATGAGVRVAVLDTGVDADHRFLKANLELLPGGSTMGSLETKNGIDDDGDGYVDEAYGHGTHVSGIALQVAPGITIIPIKVLNDEGMGSFWDLVRAMEITRKLGADIVNLSLSLSEPVEMFDRILSDCVSRGVPVVAAAGNAGWGTAAYPGTSPMTLGAAAVDSVDALAEFSGGGPEIHVAAPGVRILSCYPGQGMASASGTSMATPATVGSVAILVEGLGLAPITAAHRVAGTTDPVFPGSGVLHGRISPLNALTEK
- the trxB gene encoding thioredoxin-disulfide reductase, which translates into the protein MNREQVVIVGSGPAGLTAAIYTARANLSPVVIEGSQAGGQLTTTTDVENFPGFPEGVQGPELMAAFRAQAERFGTRFHRGNVTSVDLSGSPFTLRFDDGEIAADALIVATGARARMLGLANERALIGRGVSTCATCDGFFYRGEEIAVVGGGDSALEEANFLTRFASTVHVIHRRDEFRASRIMSDRTLANDKVRIHWDSVPTDVLAGEDGLVRAVALKNVKSGEQSELPVKGLFIAIGHLPNTTIFEGGLDLDDNGYIQLHNGPCGTSVDGVFAAGDVADHTFRQAITASGSGCQAAISTERWLEARAG
- a CDS encoding PHP domain-containing protein — encoded protein: MGIADLHIHSNQSDGDWPPEKVVSAAAHAGLKAIALTDHDSVAGVPRAMACGRDCGVEVLSGIEISTLEGEVDVHILGYGFDPAHPEIAELQKRLRTVRLRRAEEIVERLGELGVPVSLDAVLEYAGEGGVGRPHLARALVESGWVYTYREAFDRYLGDGRPACIPKDSPAPVDAIAMVHRAGGAAVSAHPGVYGPPEWLDFLVEAGLDGVEVRHSLHDEDAERAFAEYAAENDLVMTGGSDFHGPRGAHSTVGAVTVPQEWLDALKERIRRWRSDAGEAETSPKAQTK